In the genome of Rhinopithecus roxellana isolate Shanxi Qingling chromosome 14, ASM756505v1, whole genome shotgun sequence, the window attctcctgcctcggtctcccaagtagctgggattacaggcatgtgccaccacgcctggctaattttttatatttttattagaggcgaggtttccccatgttggtcaggctggtctggaactcccgacctcaggtgattcacctgccttggcctcccaaagtgctgagattacaggtgtgagccaccgcacctgcaaAATAGTTTTTGGAAGGTTAGCAACAGAAAATCTGGTGACAAAAGCAGAGTAAGGACAATCAAGTCAAAACTGAGTCAGTTCCACATTAATAGTACTCTGCTAATTCTGAGTAAAAGAGATATCAAAAAGAATTGGGTTTTTaaataatctgtttttattttgatagctTTTCTTGTATCCAtttgttttagttgtttttaataaaagtaattattttgatAACATTTAAGAGTTAATGCCCtatgttaaagaaaaacattggTGGAAAATCAGATTAAATACGGTGGTAAGTTTTTAGCTCCAGCTGTACAAGATAAGGTAAAAATAGATCATTAGCACGTCTGTGCAGAATTAACTGAGATGTGCACCAATTAGTAGAAAGAGATAAACTTCTTTACCTTGCGGATCACTAACATAGACTTTAGAgatggcaaaaatattttaatggggaAAAATTAGAGGAAAACAAGATGATTTCTTAGCTGATGGGAAGATAGAATTAGCCTATCCTGGGGTCAGTATAAATttccagtggtttttttttttgtgacggagtcttgctctgtcacgatctcagctcactgcaacctctgcctccctgattcaagcaattcttcctgcctcagcctcccgagtagctgggattacaggcacacatcaccacacctggctaatttttttgtatatttaatagagactgggttttgccatgttggccaggctggtcttgaactcctgacctcaggtgatctgcccgccttggcttcccaaagtgctgggattacaggcatgagtcaccacgccgaGCTCCAATGTATAACTCTCATGAGCAGTGCTTCAGCAAACATGTTTTTACATGAAacggtttcttttttgttttgttttgtttttttgagacagtctcactctgtcggccaggctggagtgctatggcacggTCTTgggtcattgcaacctccatctcccggactcaagcaattctcctgcctcagcctccagagtagctgggattacaggcatgtgccaccatgcctggctaatttttgtatttttagtagagacgggtttcaccatgttggccaggctggtctcaaactcccgacctcaggtgatctgcccacctcgccctcccagagtgctgggattacaggcgtgagctactgcgcccggccacatgcAACTATTTCTATGTTATATCTTGCTAGAATTTGAAGTTCTGGGTCAGAGTTTATGgaccttaaaaatgttttttaaatttattttttattttttaactttcctttttggaataatttcaggcTTACAAAAATGTTGCAAAACTGGTACAAGAAGTTCTTGGATCACCTTCCCCTGGCTTTCTCAAATATTAAATCCAAAATAACCacagaggccaggagtggtggctcacgcctgtaatcctagcactttgggaagccaaggagggccaatggctcgaggtcaggagttcaagaccagcctggccaacatggtgaaacccctgtctctactaaaaatacaaaaattagctaggcatgttggcacatgcctgtagtcccagctactcgggaggctgaggtagaataaTTCCTTgaactacactccagtctgggtgacagagctagactccatcttaaaaaaaaaaaaaaaaaaaaaaaaaaaaaaaaaaaaaaaaccacagtacAATGATAAAAACCAGGAAACTACAAATGcagtaggaggattacttgactacgcgagttggaggctgcagtgtacTTTGACCTCCCCGCAGCCCGTGAATAGGtacatccagcctgggcaacatagtgaggcctgtCCTGGCCTCTAAAAAAAACCAAGCCccaagctggatgcagtggttcacacctataataccaccactttgggaggctgaggcgggcggatcacctgaggtcgggagtttgagaccagcctgaccaacatggagaaaccctgcctctactaaaaatacaaaaaattagctgggcatggtggtgcatgcctgtaatcccaggtactcagcaggctgaggcaggagaattgcttgaaccctggaggtggaggttgtggtgagctgagattgtactattgcactccagtctgggcaacaagagcgaaacttgtctcaaaacaaacaaacccaaagcaAAATCTCCCTGAACCCTGCTCAGAGGGagccaattttaaaaacacaaaaaccaaaagccAAGAAATTACATTGATACCATACTAACAGCTAATCTATAGACCTTGTTTAAATTTTGTTGGTTGTCTTAACTCATGTCCATTTCTTGGACCAGAAGCCAATCCAGAATCACACATTGCATTTTGTTGTCAACATCTCCTTAGTTTTCCTTTATCTTAAATAGttcctcagtttttctttgtttttaagaccATGATACTTTATAGAGTACTGGCCAGTTAATTTATGGGATAGCCTTCAATTTTTGTCTGTCTGATATTTTCTTATGATTAAACTTTGGTTATGCATTTTGGGCACGAATATCTTAGAATCGATGTTGTGCCCTTCTCAGTGTGGAATCAGGAGACACATAATGTTGCCATATCATTTGGGTGATGTTAGCTTGAGCCACTTGATTAAGGTACTACAGTCTGCCAAGTTACTCCACTGTGAAGTTACTGTTTTTCCTAATAAATAAGGATCGGTATGGGGAAGAACTTTGAGACTGTGTAAATACCCTGTTTCTTATCTTACTTTTGCCCACTTATTTTATGCAGCCATTAATGATTCTTTAATCAAAATTATACCATAAAAAAGATCTTGttctttcacttatttattcaagtatttaatatttatttatatcattatagactcatggatatttcttttattctatggGTTTTAATTTGTTactagttattatttattttgttgctcacaTTGTGTATGGACCTTTGAAATCCTTGCTAGACACTTCCTAGAAGGCTATACCAATTTATACTCACACCAGCAACATAAGAGAATGCCGATTTCCTGTCACTGTTGCTAACCCTGGGATTATCAGCTTCTTTTTTCCCTACCAAAATAATGGGCCAAAAATGTGTAGATATACATACTGATAATCCCATATTATCTATTTTCAGGTAGAACTTTTTTGTGTACTGATTGGCCATATTTTATTCTATGATATGTTTGTTAatatactttgcccatttttctattgagttatttgtatattttggctTTGTAAGCAGTATTTGAGTATGAGTAATATcctttgtattttaaatgtgttacagattttttttcagaacCCAGTGGTTTGTCTTTTAACTGTATATGTTATTCTTTATCATACAGAGATTAAAATTTTTGATTTAATCAGATGTAAGGAGAATTTTTCTTTACGGCTTCTTTTATGCCTTTTTCTTCatgcctttgttttttgttttaaatatttgtaatcaTCTTGGAGTTTGTTTTTATATGTGGTGTGAGGCAGGACTTCTTGTATCTCTCATTATCCCTGCTGATATAAAATGTCACCACCTGTGTCATAACCTGAGTTcttgtatttgtgtatatgtgtgtatgtagatCTTTTTGCATACCATTTTGTttccttgattttaaaaaaatcacatgccaatagtacatttttaaaatatatgtataagctTTCTAACTTACAggatttatgatttaaaaaaatttctgttctCCTCTTGTCTAGAcattgtaaatttttcttttttttttttttttttgagacggagtcttgctctgccacccaggctggagtgcagtggccggctctcagctcactgcaagctccgcctcccgagttcacgccattctcctgtctcagcctcccgagtagctgggactacaggcgcccgcctcgtcgcccggctagttttttgtattttttagtagagacggggtttcaccgtattaaccagaatggtctcgatctcctgacctcgtgatccgcccgtctcagcctcccaaagtgctgggattacaggcttgagccaccgcgcccggccgacattgtaaatttttctattttagcttTCCTGAAAATCAgctcttgctttatttttgttttgtcttcattaattttttccttttcttaatatatttcatCTACCTTCTTATGGGGGCCATttggttgttatttttttcatcttaaatTGGGTGCCCAGTTGTATTTACGAATTCTTTTCTTAATGGAAGTATTTAAAAGTATGACGTTTTTATTTTGGCCATATctcatagtttttatttcttttagataatttaaaaaatattttctttttagctcgagagtttttctttttagctcaAGAGTTTGActgttttttgttcgtttgtaggtctcactttgtggcccaggctagagtgcagtgtgtgattatagctcactgtagtctcaaagtcctgggctcaagtgacccacctgcttcAGACtctcgagtatctgggactataggcatgtaccaccatgcctggcttatttttttaaatttttgtagaaacaggatctcattatgttgccgaggctgttctcgaactcttggcctcaagtgatcgtctCACTTGAGTCTTCCAAAGtgaggggattacaggcatgaaccaccacacctggccaaaagagtggtttttaatttttaatggttaGCTTTTtagagagctttttttttttgttgtgtagtTACAAATGATGTGTTAAATGTGGATTATGATTTAATTGTTAaacatattatacacacacaaacacagatgcAGATCAAAGCATCCAGATGGCAGTTCATGATCTTCTTGGGATTTTACCAACTGTATGATTTTATGAttctaccttcttttcttttctcccttttctttcctttcttagctACATGTTGCAAAATTCGTTTTATTTTGAGAATGTTGTGGTAGTCCTTAAGACAAATGAAGAAGTCTAGGGTTCTGAAGAACTAGAATAAAGTGGTTGTTGCACTGCAATGTCATTGTTGAGAAGTATGAAAAATTAGGATTGTTTTTTGCTGCATCACAATACTTTGGATGCCaggttaacttttttattttccaaattcaaaattaatattaaGGCAATCAGTTTATATGGGAAAGATAGTAACAGCAATACTTACgctaaaataaaattgcatatgGCTGACACATGTGCATGTTCTCTTAGACAAATGACATCTCAAATTAGAaaaattcaatacatttttaggtgtttatttttaatttttataggctatttttataaacaaacagTTTTAGATTAATGGAACCATTGAGGAAATAGTACAGAGTGTGCCTATAATGCTCTCTCACCCAATTTCTCTATTATTAACATTAatgtggtatatttgttacaagtAATGAACTGATATTAGTAAAGTTCATGGTTTATTCAGACTTCTTAGTTTCTACTTAAACTAAGTTTTCTTAAACTaagatttccttagttttactagtttttctgtttcagaatcacatccaggataccacattatATTAACTTGTAATGTCTCTTTAGGtccctcttggctgtgacagtttaattttttttttttcaattcatcatttatatcatgtataactcccaatgcaatccctcccccctccccccccatgataggccccagtgtgtgatgttccccttcccgagtccaagtgatctcattgttcagttcccacctatgagtgagaacatgcggtgtttggttttctgttcctgtgatagtttgctaagaatgatggtttccagctgcatccatgtccctacaaaggacgcaaactcatccttttttatggctgcatagcattccatggtgtatatgtgccacattttcttaatccagtctgtcacagatggacatttgggttgattccaagtctttgctattgtgaatagtgccgcaataaacatacgtgtgcatgtgtctttgtagtagaataatttataatcctttgggtatatacccagtagtgggatggctgggtcatatggtacatctagttctagatccttgaggaattgccatactgttttccataatggttgaactagtttacaatcccaccaacagtgtaaaagtgttcctatttctccacatcctctccaacatctgttgtttcctgattttttaatgattgccattctaactggtgtgagatggtatctcattgtggttttgatttgcatttctctgatggcgagtgatgatgagcattttttcatgtgtctgttggctgtatgaatgtcttcttttgagaaatgtctgttcatatcctttccccactttttgatggggttgtttgtttttttcttgtatatttgtttgagttctttgtagattctggatattagccctttgtcagatgagtagattgcaaaaattttttcccattctgtaggttgcctgttcattctggtggtagtttcttttgctgtgcagaagctctttagtttaatgagatcccatttgtcaattttggcttttgctgccgttgcttttggtgttaattttttttttaagtctagaTGTGATGATACTTACCTCCttgaattgttattattttttatgtgtctgCCTTCTGCAGCTACTTGAATGGTCTTTAAGAGGCAGCTCAACTTTTTTTGAATTTGCCTTAGTACCTAGCATAGGGCCTGTAATGCAGTAGTAAGTCCTTAGTCGATGGTTATTGCATGAATGAATGTTTGCCTGACTTTAAGAATTCAGGCCATGGCAATATCATTAGGTCAGCTGGTTATATACATGAAAGAGCAGTCCCTGAAATGCTTTGGTCAAACATGTTGTCTTGATACTGATAGAAGAGATTCATAGACTGATTTTAGATATGAAAGTtttgggtctttttaaaaataatggaatttaaattttgaatgggaaatacatatacatagacATAATTCACAGGGCACGTTCAAAAGTAAGCCTTCTTAAATTGCTGCCATCCTGTAATCACTTCACTAGAGGTAACACGTGATACCTCTAGACTTCTACAGTTGAATGTGCCATTCTCTAGATATTCTAAGtgcattattttttcccttctatttTACATAAATGGTAGCTTTCTGTGTACCCTTGCTTTTCACTAACAATGTTTATAGtaattggtttttatttgtatgtatagagctgttttattatttttaaaacccacgTTGTATTCCATTAAATACCATTACTTATTTAACCAGTACCTAGTTACTGAGTATTCAGGTTGATTCTAGTCATTTGCTATTACTCCTCCCTCCTCTCAAAAGTAGCAGTAAATATTCTTGTACATGCCTCATTAAACTCATGAGAAAACCAAAAGTGGAATTAGAGGTCAGAGGGTATgtacattcttaattttaatagacATTGCAAAATTGCTTTTTGTAGAGGTTACAAATCTACATAGAGGTTAACCAGTAACCGTTAACTGATCTATATTCCTGTGAACAGTGTATTAAAGTGCCTTTGTCCTTACACCCTCACCAAAACATTGTGTTaagataataatagctaacatttgtgaatgcttactatgtgtcgaactgtttcttcattttaatgctCCTTACAGGTAACAGTTAATTTACTCATCAAAACAATCTCATGAGGGAAAATAGTGTAAGATTCcctttttttggaggcagaaacTGAAGCATACAAAGTTAAGTAACATGTCAAACTTTTTGCTGTTACTACTCtgataattgaaaaataatatatgattttatttgtttaattattcaTGTTTAGGGGCCATTTGTATTTAAGTAGCAATTGGTAGCACCACCTCCACCTTCTGCAGTAATTCCCTCCCCACAGTCCATGCAGTGTTCAGCCTGTGGTGACTGCCTGGATTCCTTGTCCTTTAAGGATAGTCCAGAATAGAAagcaaataacatttattatgcctctcttttaatattttaaacagatATTAGAATATGTTTATGAGTCTCCCCCCTTTCTTTTTAGTTCAACACAAGATGAGACACATGTGAATACCGGGTCATCGTCTGAAGTGGTGCATTTGGATGATGATTTTtctgaagaagaggaagaggatgaggataAGGTTGAGGATGAGGATGCTACCGAAGAGAGACCCTCCGAGGCTTCAGAACCTATTGAAGAGTTACATTCCAGACCTCATAAATCTCAGGAAGGCACACAGGAGGTTTCAGTTCGACCATCAGTTATTCAAAAACTGGAGAAGGGACAGCAGCAGCCCTTGGAGTTTGTTCATAAAATTGGGGCCGGTGTGAAAAAATGTAATCTAGTAGATATTGGTCAGGCTACAAATAATGGAAGCAACTTGGTACGCCCCCCAGTGATTTATAATGCTCCTGCTAGTTGTTTATCTGAAAGCTCTAATGATAGACCAGTTAAAACTAATACAACTGGTTTACCAGCAGCAGCTCATTTGGATTCAGTTAGCAAATGTGACCCAAACAAAGTTGGCAAACATCTTGAACAGTCAGACGGGGCCTCTAGAAATCCTGTGCCATCATCCCATGTAGAAACTTCTTCATTTTCACATCAGAAACCTAAAGAATCAAATAGGAAATCTTTACGCATGAATTCAGATAAGTTGGTTTTGTGGAAAGATGTAAAATCTCAGGGTAAAACTTTGTCAGCTGGCTTGAAATTCCAGGAACGCATGGGTACTAAGGGCTCCTTCAGAGTTAAATCTCCTTCCAAATTAGCAGTAAACCCGAATAAAACTGACATGCCTTTAAATAAAGGAATCTTTGAAGATACTATTCCAAAGCACCATGAGGAATTCTTTTCTCATATGGATTGTACCCAAGAAGAAAAGCGTTTGGTTTTTAACAAGAAAGCCTTTTGGGAACAGAAGTGCTCAGTGAGTTCTGAAATGAAGTTTGATCATAGCTGTCTTCAGTCAGCATCTGATCAGCCCCAAGAGACTGCACAAGACATAAATCTTTGGAAGGAGGAGCGAATTGACCAAGAAGATAACTATGAATCTAGAGGTTCAGAAATGAGTTTTGATTGCAGTTCCTCTTTTCATTCACTGACTGACCAATCTAAAGTGAGTGCCAAAGAAGTAAACCTTTCCAAGAAAGTATGTACTGATGTACAGTATAAGAATAATACATCTTATGTTTCTAAAATAAGTTCTGATTGCGATGACATTCTTCACTTGGTTACCAACCAATCCCAAATGATTGTTAAAGAAATAAGTCTTCAGAATGCAAGGCATATTAGCCTGGTTGACCAAAGCTATGAATCTAGTGATTCTGAAACAAATTTTGATTGTGATGCTTCACCTCAGTCCACTAGTGACTACCCTCACCAATCTGTAAAAGAAGTAAACCTTCCTAAGGAAGTGCACATTGGTTTGGTTGATAAGAACTATGGTTCCAGTAGTTCTGAAGTAAGTGCTGATTCTCTTTTCCCACTGCAGTCAGTGGTTGACCGACCCCCCGTGGCTGTCACAGAAACAAAACTTCGGAAGAAGGCTCATACTGGCTTGGTTGATAACTATGGATCGAGTTGTTCTGAAACAAGTTTTGATTGTGATGTTTCTCTTGAGTCAGTAGTTGATCATCCCCAACTGACTGTCAAAGGAAGAAACCTGAAAGGTAGACAAGTCCACCTAAAACATAAGAAGCGTAAACCCAGTAGGGCTAAAGCACATCTTGATTGTGATGTCTCACTCGGGACAGTTGCAGATGAATCCCAGAGGGCCGTTGAAAAGATAAATCTTCTAAAGGAGAAGAATGCTGACCTTATGGATGTGAACTATGAATCCCATGGTCCTGGAATGGGTTTTCACACCGATGCTCAGTTAGTGGCTGACCAGCCTCAAGTAGCAGAAATAGAGCCTCAGAAAGTGGATATTGACCTTGAGAATAAGAGTGTTCAGTCTAGCAGTTCTTCTCTAAGTTCTGATTCTGCGGCTTCTCTTTATCATTCAGCTCACGATGAGCCTCAAGAAGCTTTGGATGAAGTAAATCTTAAAGAGTTAAATATTGACATGGAAGTTAAGAGCTATGATTGCTCCAGCTCTGAGTTGACTTTTGATTCTGACCCGCCTCTTCTGTCAGTTTCTGAGCAGTCTCATCTGGATGCTGAAGGAAAAGAACGGCACATTGACCTGGAAGATGAGAGCTGTGAGTCAGATAGTTCTGAAATAACTTTTGATTCTGATATTCCTCTTTATTCAGTAATTGACCAACCTGAAGTAGCTGTTTATGAGGAAGAAACTGTTGATCTGGAAAGTAAAAGTAATGAATCTTGTGTTTCTGAAATAACTTTTGATTCTGATATTCCTCTTCATTCAGGAAATGATCACCCTGAAGTAGCTGTTAAAGAAGTAATTCAGAAAGAAGAGTACATTCACTTAGAAAGGAAGAATGATGAACCCAGTGGTTCTGAAATAAGTTCGGATTCCTATGCCCCTCGTCATTTAGTGACTAATTCTCCTGAAGTAGCTGTCAGAAAGCTAAATCCTCAAAAAGAAGACCAGGTACActtagaaaataaggaaaatgaaccTATTGATTCTGAAGTAAGTTTGGATTATAATATCATTTTTCATTCAGTGACTGGACATTCTGAAGatcccattaaaaaaataagccgTCACACAAAAGAACACATGTACTTAGAAAATAAGAGTGGTTTTGAAACAAGTTTGGATTCTGATGTCCCTCTTCGGCCAGCGACTCACAAACCTGAAGTAATTGTCAAAGAAACatggcttcaaagagaaaagCATGCTGAATTCCAAGGTGGAAGTGCTGAATTCAGTGGTTCAAAAAGAAGTTTAGATTCTGGTGTCCCTCATTATTCAGTAATTGAACCTCAGGTAGCTgttaacaaaataaacagaaagaagcaaTGTGTTCTAGAAAACTATGATAAATATATTGGTTCTGAAATAATTTTGGATTCTAATGTTCCACCTCAGTCAATGACTGACCAAACTCAGCTAGcttttttgaaggaaaaacatGTTAATCTGAGAGACAAAAACAGTAAATCAGGTGATTCTGAAATAACTTTTGATTCTGAACAACTTCAGGAAGCGGTTaaaaaaatagaccaatggaaggaAGAGGTTATTGGCCTGAAAAATAGGATTAATGAACCTAGTACTTCTAAATTAATACATGATTCTGATGTTTCTGTCCAGTCTGTGGCTGATCAACCCAAAGTAGCTATTAAACATGTAAACCTTGAGAATGAAAACCATATGTACTTGCAAGTTAAGAACAGCCAATATAGTTGTTCTGAAATGAATTTGGATTCTCGTTTCTTGGTTCAGTCAATAGTCAATCGACCTCAAATAACTATTTTGGAGCAGGACCACATTGAGCTAGAAGGTAAACACAATCAATGTTGTGGTTCTGAAATAAGTTTTGATTCTGATGACCCTCTTCAGTCAGTGGCTGACCAGCTGAGAGAAACCGTTAAAGAAATAAGCCTTTGGAAGGATGAAGAAGTTGACATGGAAGATAGGAGGAATGAAGCTAAGGGTTTTGAAATTATGTATGATTCTACTGTTCTTCAGCCAGTGGCTGGCCAACCTGAAGAAGTAGTTAAGGAGGTCAGTCTTTGGAAAGAGCATGTTGACTTGGAAAATAAGATTGTCAAACCTaccaattctaaaataaattttgattctCATGAACCCCTTCTGTCTGTGACTAATAAAATTCAAGgggtgaataaagaaataaatcttcTGAAGGAGGAACATGTTTGTCTGGATGATAAGGGCTATGTGCCCAGtgattctgaaataatttatgtttcaAATATCCCTCTTCAGTCAGTGATAAAACAACCCCAAATTTTGCAAGAGGAGCATGCCAGTCTGGAAGATAAGAGCAGTAATTCTTATAGTCCTGAAGAAAGTTCTGATTCCAATGACTCTTTCCAGGCAGCAGCAGATGAGCTTCAAAAATCTGtcaaagaaataaatctttgGAAGGAAGACCATATTTATCTGGAAGATAAGAGCTATAAATTAGGTGATTTTGATGTAAGTTATGCTTCTCATATTCCTGTTCAGTTTGTGACCGATCAATCTTCTGTGCCTGTCAAAGAAATAAACTTGCAAAAGAAGGATCATAATGATCTAGAAAATAAGAACTGTGAAGTCTGTGgttctgaaataaaatgtgattctTGTGTTCATCTTCAGTCAGAAGTTGACCAACCTCAAGTGTCTTACAAAGAGGCAGACCTTCAGAAGGAAGAGCATGTTGTCATGGAAGAAAAGACCGATGGACCTAGTGATTCAGAAATGATGTATGATTCTGATGTTCCTTTTCAAATAGTGGTTAACCAGTTTCCAGGGTCAGTCAAAGAAACACATCTTCCAAAGGTGATACTTGTGGATCTGGTGCCCAGTGATAGTGATTATGAAGTAATTTCAGATGATATTCCCCTTCAGTTAGTGACTGACCCACCTCAGTTGACTGTCAAAGATATCAACTGTATAAATACAGAATGTATTGATATAGAAGATAAGAGCTGTGACTCTTTTGGTTCTGAAGTCAGGTGTAGTTGTAAAGCCTCTACTCCCTCAATGACAAACCAATGCAAAGAgactttcaaaataataaacCGGAAGAAAGACTATATTATTCTGGGAGAGCCAAGTTGTCAGTCTTGTGGTTCTGAAATGAATTTTAGTGTTGATGCCTCTGATCAGTCCATGACTTACGAGTCACAAGGACCTGATGAGAAAATGGTGAAATATATTGACTCAGAAGATGAGAGCTGTGGATATAATGGTTCTAAAGGAAAATTTAATTTGGGAGACACTTCTCATCGAACGACTTACCGACTGCAGAAAGCTCACAAAGAAGCCAAGCTTCGGAAGGATCCAAGAAATGCTGGCCTGAAAGGTAAGAGCTGTCAATCTAGTGCTTCTGCAGTGGATTTTGGTGCCTCTTCCAAGTCAGCGCTCCATCGAAGGGCCGATAAAAAAAAACGTTCAAAGCTAAAACAGAGAGATCTAGAAGATGTGAGCTGTGAACCGGATGGTTTTGAGATGAATTTTCAGTGTGCTCCCCCTCTTCCGTCTGATACTGATCAGCCTCAAGAAACTGTTAAGAAAAGACACCCTTGTAAGAAGGTGTCTTTTGACTTGAAAGAAAAGAACCGTGATTCCAGGTCAAGCTCTGTTCCCAAGGTTGATTCTGTAAGGAACCTGAAAAAAGCAAAGGATGTCATAGAAGATAATCCTGATGAACCAGTTCTTGAAGCCTTACCTCATGTACCTCCTTCATTTGTGGGGAAAACATGGTCTCAGATAATGAGAGAAGATGACATAAAAATTAATGCTCTTGTGAAGGAATTTAGGGAAGGTCGTTTCCACTGTTACTTTGATGATGACTGTGAGACCAAAAAAGTTTctttgaaggggaaaaaaaaggttaCCTGGGCTGACTTGCAGGGTAAGGAGGACACTGCACCAACTCAAGCTCTGTCAGAAAGTGATGATATTGTCTGTGGTATTTCAGATATTGATGACTTGTCAGTGGCCT includes:
- the ZDBF2 gene encoding DBF4-type zinc finger-containing protein 2 isoform X1, coding for MQKRQGYCSYCRVQYNNLEQHLFSAQHRSLTRQSRRQICTSSLMERFLQDVLQHHPYHCQESSSTQDETHVNTGSSSEVVHLDDDFSEEEEEDEDKVEDEDATEERPSEASEPIEELHSRPHKSQEGTQEVSVRPSVIQKLEKGQQQPLEFVHKIGAGVKKCNLVDIGQATNNGSNLVRPPVIYNAPASCLSESSNDRPVKTNTTGLPAAAHLDSVSKCDPNKVGKHLEQSDGASRNPVPSSHVETSSFSHQKPKESNRKSLRMNSDKLVLWKDVKSQGKTLSAGLKFQERMGTKGSFRVKSPSKLAVNPNKTDMPLNKGIFEDTIPKHHEEFFSHMDCTQEEKRLVFNKKAFWEQKCSVSSEMKFDHSCLQSASDQPQETAQDINLWKEERIDQEDNYESRGSEMSFDCSSSFHSLTDQSKVSAKEVNLSKKVCTDVQYKNNTSYVSKISSDCDDILHLVTNQSQMIVKEISLQNARHISLVDQSYESSDSETNFDCDASPQSTSDYPHQSVKEVNLPKEVHIGLVDKNYGSSSSEVSADSLFPLQSVVDRPPVAVTETKLRKKAHTGLVDNYGSSCSETSFDCDVSLESVVDHPQLTVKGRNLKGRQVHLKHKKRKPSRAKAHLDCDVSLGTVADESQRAVEKINLLKEKNADLMDVNYESHGPGMGFHTDAQLVADQPQVAEIEPQKVDIDLENKSVQSSSSSLSSDSAASLYHSAHDEPQEALDEVNLKELNIDMEVKSYDCSSSELTFDSDPPLLSVSEQSHLDAEGKERHIDLEDESCESDSSEITFDSDIPLYSVIDQPEVAVYEEETVDLESKSNESCVSEITFDSDIPLHSGNDHPEVAVKEVIQKEEYIHLERKNDEPSGSEISSDSYAPRHLVTNSPEVAVRKLNPQKEDQVHLENKENEPIDSEVSLDYNIIFHSVTGHSEDPIKKISRHTKEHMYLENKSGFETSLDSDVPLRPATHKPEVIVKETWLQREKHAEFQGGSAEFSGSKRSLDSGVPHYSVIEPQVAVNKINRKKQCVLENYDKYIGSEIILDSNVPPQSMTDQTQLAFLKEKHVNLRDKNSKSGDSEITFDSEQLQEAVKKIDQWKEEVIGLKNRINEPSTSKLIHDSDVSVQSVADQPKVAIKHVNLENENHMYLQVKNSQYSCSEMNLDSRFLVQSIVNRPQITILEQDHIELEGKHNQCCGSEISFDSDDPLQSVADQLRETVKEISLWKDEEVDMEDRRNEAKGFEIMYDSTVLQPVAGQPEEVVKEVSLWKEHVDLENKIVKPTNSKINFDSHEPLLSVTNKIQGVNKEINLLKEEHVCLDDKGYVPSDSEIIYVSNIPLQSVIKQPQILQEEHASLEDKSSNSYSPEESSDSNDSFQAAADELQKSVKEINLWKEDHIYLEDKSYKLGDFDVSYASHIPVQFVTDQSSVPVKEINLQKKDHNDLENKNCEVCGSEIKCDSCVHLQSEVDQPQVSYKEADLQKEEHVVMEEKTDGPSDSEMMYDSDVPFQIVVNQFPGSVKETHLPKVILVDLVPSDSDYEVISDDIPLQLVTDPPQLTVKDINCINTECIDIEDKSCDSFGSEVRCSCKASTPSMTNQCKETFKIINRKKDYIILGEPSCQSCGSEMNFSVDASDQSMTYESQGPDEKMVKYIDSEDESCGYNGSKGKFNLGDTSHRTTYRLQKAHKEAKLRKDPRNAGLKGKSCQSSASAVDFGASSKSALHRRADKKKRSKLKQRDLEDVSCEPDGFEMNFQCAPPLPSDTDQPQETVKKRHPCKKVSFDLKEKNRDSRSSSVPKVDSVRNLKKAKDVIEDNPDEPVLEALPHVPPSFVGKTWSQIMREDDIKINALVKEFREGRFHCYFDDDCETKKVSLKGKKKVTWADLQGKEDTAPTQALSESDDIVCGISDIDDLSVALDKPCHRHPSAERPPKQKWRVASQCQTAKISHSTQTSCKNYPVMKRKIIRQEEDPPKSKCSRLQDDRKTKKKVKIGTVEFPASCTKVLKPMQPKALVCILSSLNIKLKEGEGLHFPKMRHHNWDNDIQFICKYKRNIFDYYEPLIKQIIINPPLNVIVPEFERRNWVKIHFNRSNQNSSAGDNDADGQGSASAPLMAVPARYGFNSHQGTSDPSLFLEESKILHAREVPKKRNFQLTFLNRDVVKISPKSVRNKFLESKSKKKIHGKKVTTSSNKLGFPKKGYKPIILRQNPRKASEKQSVWIRTKPSDIIRKYISKYSVFLRHRYQSRRAFLGMYLKKKKSVVSRLKKVKRTAKVLLNSSVPPAGAEELSSAIANPPPKRPVRASCCVARRKKRSDESYHGRKRSPSGPVRAYDLRSSSCLQQCERMMTRLANKLRGNEIK